In Desulfovibrio sp., the sequence GTCGGCCGCTTGGTCGATGGCCTTCATGGCCTTGCGGGAGTTCTCGCGCGCGATGGGGATGTGCCCCATCCGCTTAAGGGCGTGCCCGAAGAGGAAAACCCTGGCCAGGCTTTCCTTGGCCACGAAGCGAACGTTCCAGCGGTTTAATGTTGCGAACAGGACAACGATGTCGAACTGGCTCGAATGGTTGGCCATGAAGGCGTATGTCGCCCGGGGATCGAGCCGGGAGAGGTCCGCATGCACGCGCACCCCTGACAAATAAAGGAGGAAGCTGGAACCATGCCGGGCGATTGTGTGGGCGACGATGGAGTTTTCGCCGATCCAGGCCGTCAGCAGGCACAGGAAGCTGACCACGCCCATGAGGGGAAGAACGAAGAGAAAAAACAGCGCCTTATGGATGTATACCATCACCTGCGCCCCGATTGCGCCGGGCCATGGCCTTGGCCAGCACCCGGTCCAGTTCCTC encodes:
- a CDS encoding 1-acyl-sn-glycerol-3-phosphate acyltransferase, producing the protein MVYIHKALFFLFVLPLMGVVSFLCLLTAWIGENSIVAHTIARHGSSFLLYLSGVRVHADLSRLDPRATYAFMANHSSQFDIVVLFATLNRWNVRFVAKESLARVFLFGHALKRMGHIPIARENSRKAMKAIDQAADACGRGMSVVIFPEGTRSSAGDKLGDFRIGGMIMALKCNVPVAPVILTGTERIMPRGAFLPTPGEVRVEALEPFDPSEKFTMREREEFRAWFWNLMDSAYQERKNQAQR